One Ictalurus punctatus breed USDA103 chromosome 10, Coco_2.0, whole genome shotgun sequence genomic region harbors:
- the aqp12 gene encoding aquaporin 12 → MSGLNITLGYFISVVVVSGFAKALLTQWRPRWNFLSEFIAAFALAACRLEVQTISEIGQWAGGLGQDVTLTMLFLALTVHGVIMQGVTGNPSVTVMGYLQKETGAVSSSLSIAGQFGGAQLALLFAGWYWTMELTDMHMIKVMMMTQCSSSLNVSLTQGTITEVVSALLFHLVDLSLRRRSKLLRIPILALLLTFLYYTGNTYTSAYVNPSLAYALTFNCPGHTFWEYAVVYWLGPLIGMTLALLLYMGNIPLLFTKNLLFSKKAHLRLPKRKTSEEKSS, encoded by the exons ATGTCAGGCCTTAACATAACACTGGGTTATTTCATCAGTGTGGTGGTAGTAAGTGGATTTGCCAAAGCTCTGCTGACACAATGGAGGCCACGATGGAATTTCCTGTCTGAGTTTATTGCAGCTTTTGCGCTTGCAGCATGTCGGCTGGAAGTGCAAACCATTTCTGAGATTGGTCAGTGGGCTGGAGGCCTGGGCCAGGACGTTACCCTCACCATGCTTTTCCTTGCCTTAACTGTCCATGGAGTCATCATGCAAGGAGTCACCGGAAATCcttcagtaactgtaatggggtacTTACAAAAAGAGACAGGAGCAGTATCCTCTTCTCTTAGCATAGCAGGTCAGTTCGGAGGTGCCCAGCTTGCCCTGCTTTTTGCCGGGTGGTATTGGACAATGGAACTCACAGACATGCATATGATCAAGGTTATGATGATGACTCAGTGCAGTTCATCACTGAATGTGTCCCTGACACAGGGGACCATCACAGAAGTTGTAAGTGCACTGTTATTTCACCTGGTGGACCTCAGCCTTCGCCGTAGATCAAAACTGCTCCGGATTCCCATCCTGGCCCTGCTGCTCACCTTCCTTTATTACACAG GAAACACATACACCTCTGCATATGTGAACCCATCACTTGCTTATGCGCTTACATTCAATTGCCCTGGACACACCTTCTGGGAATATGCTGTAGTCTACTGGCTAGGGCCCCTCATTG gcATGACCCTGGCCTTGCTTCTCTACATGGGTAACATCCCTTTGCTTTTCACCAAGAACCTGCTTTTCTCAAAAAAGGCACACCTTCGCCttccaaaaagaaaaacatcagaagAGAAAAGTTCATGA